From the genome of Longispora fulva:
GCATGGCCTCCTCGCGCACCGACAGTGCTGCGGTGTGGCCGTGGCGGGACAAGCCGTCGGCGAGGAGTTTGAATCCCGCGTTGACCTGTTGCTGGGCGAGTTCCCAGCGCCGGTCGCCGTCGTCGACGTCGGCGAGTTCCCGGTCGATGCTGCGGGCGAGGTGCACGGCTGGGGTGGCGGCCCAGGTCACGGCGGGATCGGGCACATCCAGGTGGGGGCAGGCCAACCGCATCAGGCCGGTGGCGGCGAAGTGCCGCAGCGATTCCACGGCACCGTCGCGGTCCCGGGCCGCGGATGCGAGTTCCTCGGTGAGCGTCTCCTGGCGTCCGAGCGCCTTGCCGCGCGCGTCGAGGGCCTCGCGTTCGGCAGTGCGGGCCTGGCGTTCGTCACGTTCGCATCTGCGTACGTCGGCGGCGGTCTCCGCGAGGCGGCGTTGGAGTTCGGCGACGGCCGTGCCCACGGTCGCGGCCAGGGCGTCGTGGCGTTCCGTGGCGGCGATCGCGGCGAGGGCCGCTTCGGTGTGCTCCGTGGTGGCCTCGGTGAGCCGCATTGTGACCTCGGCGAGTTCGGTGTGGGCATCCGCGGCCGTCTGACGGGCGGCCGACAGTGTCGCCGCGGCGGGCCACAGACTGGCGAGCGCGACCCGGTAGCCGTTGAGTGCCTCGCTGACGGGTTCCAGCTCGGTCCGGTCGGCGGGGAGGTCGACGTCCGTGGCGAATTCTTCTGCCCGGTTGGCGGCGAGTTCGACCTGCTCGGCGGCGTCGTACACCCGGTCCTGGAATCCTTGGTGCAGCTCCGCCAGTCGTCGTCTGGTTTCGTGCGCGGTGCGGACCATCGTGTGCGCCTCGCGCAGTTTCACGTCCTTCGGGACTTCGCCGTGCTCAGCCGCCAACGTGTCCTGCCGTGCCCGCAGTCCGCTGAGGGTCTCGGCGATCTCGGCGAGACGGGTGGCGATCTGGTCGCGTTCGACGCGCAACTCGCCGAGTCTGGCCCGCCGGGCCTGCGTCCGGGCACCCTCACCGATGTGCTCAGCGCCGTTCTTGCGCCACCGTCCGGCCAGGACACCCAGGGTGAACCGGCCGTCGGTGCCCATCCAGGTGTCCGCCGCGGACTGCGGGCCGAGGCCGATCGCGGCCAGGATTCGCCAGACGACCTCGTCTGTCAGGTCGCGGGCCTGCCGGTTCGCCGGGTCGATGGCGGGCCGGAGCACCGTGGTCAGGTTCTCAGCCACTGGTGTGGCGGCGCGGAGAAGCACGTCGTCGGCGTCGGGGAAGGACAGGGTCGCGTCGGGTGACACCCAGGCGTCGAGGATGCCGGAGGCCTCCAGCGCGGCCTCCAACCCCGATCGATCATTTTCGGGTACCTGTGGCATGAAGTCCACGACCTGCCACAGCGGGGCGCCGGCCCGATGGTCGCGGGTTCCTCGGGTGTGTGGCACGGGCGGGGCCTGGTGTCCGCCGCTCTCGAGCCGGTCGATCTCCGCGTCGATGTCGTCTCTGCGGGACTCCCCTGTTCCGCGCTCGCCCTCCAGCGCAGCCTGGGCGCGGGTCAGCTTCTCCGCAGCGTCGCGAAAAGCGACGGTCACGGCGGTCATGGCCGGGTTGTCCCCGTCGAGGGTCTCCACCCACACCTCGAGGGCGGCCAGCATGTCCTCGACGTCAGCCACGTGCAGTTCGGTGCTGTCGGACAGGTGCTCGCCGATCGCCGCCACCAGTTCCGCGCCCACCGTCGCGACCTCGTCTTCCGCGGTGGCGATCCGGCTGTCGGCCGCGGCCAACTGTGCGGTCGACCCGTCGAGCTGGCCTCGGGCGACCCGGAGTCCCTCGGTGGCCTTGTCGACGGCGTCGAGCAGGCCACGGAGCGTCCGCAGGGACGTGGCGCGTCGGGTCACGACGGTCTCGGCGGCGCGCCGGGTCGCGGTGTAGGGCTGCTCGTCTGTGGCCAGGGCAGCAACGACAGTGGCGTCGTGTTCCGTGGCGATCCTGGCCGTCACGGCGCTCTCCGTCGCCGTCGAGTGGGCCCCGGCCAGGGCCCGTTCGGCCGTGTCGAGACCCGAGGTGGCACGGTCGCGCTTGTCGGTGTGCCTGGCCACCGCCGCGACCGCCGTCTCGTAGAGGCCCCGTTGCTGATCGGCTAGTCCGGTCAGTTCCCTGGCCCGCTGGGCCGCTTCCCCCAGGCTCCGGGCGTCGCGCATCTCCGGGCTGGCGCGCAACGCCTCGTCGTGTGCGCTCAGCCGGGCCCGTTCGACGTCGAGGGCTTCGAGCTGGCGCTCGGCCGTCTCCAGCGCGGTCTGGGCCTCCTGGTGCGCCCGCTCAGTGTCGCTGAGGTCGCGGCCCAGCTTCTCGTACCGGCTCTGGGTTTCCCGTGGGCCCGCCGCTCGACGCTTGGAGGCGATCCGCGCGTACCGGTGGTACCCGGTGAGGAACTCGTCCGCGGCCTTCTTCGTCTCCCGCAGCCCTCGCAGGGCTTCACGCTCGTCGTCGAGGCTGCGGAACGCCTCGGCCACCTGAGTGATCAGGTTCTCGTCGAGGGGAGGCAGCGCCTCGGTGAGCGCGGCGGACAGCAGCCGCTCGTCGGGCCGCTTGGACAGTTGGGGCTGGCGGAGTTGGATCAGCAGGGACACCAGCGCCTCGTACCGGGAACCGAGCCCGAACAGCGCCTCGTCCACGGCCCGCCGGTAGTCGCTGGCGCGGTCATAGACCATGCCGCGCTCACCGACGGCCTCCTTGAGTCGTTCCCTGGTCAGTGCCGTCCTGGTGGGGTTCAGCAACGACAGCTCGGGGCCGATCCGCTGGTCGGTGACGAAAAACCAGTGCTTGGCGATGCCCTTGCCCGCGACGGCTTTGAGCCCGCAGCCGATCGTGATGAATCTGGCGGTGCCGTCGAGGTCACGGCGGCCGAACTCCAGCCAGGTGTAGCCGAGCCGTTCCGGGTGCGGGTATTTCCCGCCGAGCAGCAGGTTCCACTCCATGCGTTTGTTGCGGTCGCCGTCGGGTTCGACGCGGTGCGGCGACAGTTCTCCGTCGAGGAGGAACGGCAACGTCAACGCCAGGACCTTGGATTTCCCTGTGCCGTTGTTGCCGCGCAGCAGCAGCGAACCGCCATGGAAGTGGAACTCTTCCATGTCGTAGTAGAAGAGGTCGACGACTCCTGCCCGCAGCGGCTGCCAGCGTTCGCGGGTCGGCTCCGGTGTCATGTCCTTGCTCCGTTGTCGCGGATGGTGGGTTCGGCTAGGGCGTAGCGGGCGATGGCGGGCTTGGCTGTGACCTGGGCGCCGGCCACGGCGATGAGCTTGAGCGCGGTCAGGGCGTGCAGGGCCGCGTTGACCAACTCGATCTCCATCCCGGGGTCGGTGGCGTTCTTGCGCCAGTACGCCTTGTGCTCGGCGGCGAGCTTGCGGGTGAGGGTGTGCAGTTCTTCGACCTCCACCCGGTCAGGCTCGGCCGCGATGTGGCCGGCCAACAGGAGGGTCAGGTGGCTGAGCATGCCCTGGGCCGGCATCCGGATGTCGGTGAGTTCGTCGTCGGGATCGACCATGGCGATGCCCTCGGCGCGCACCTCGCCGACGAGTCCGGTGGCTTCGGTGATCCGGCCGAGGATCGCGGCGCGCTGCCGGGTCAGGTAGGACAGCTCTTCCGCGGTGAGCTCGTCGTAGTAGACGACCGGCTCCTCGAGCAGTTTCCGGGTCAGCCGGTGGCGCAGTGAGCGATTGCGCAGCTCCTCGGTGTCGGGCATGACCTCGGCGGTCAACGCCCGCATGCGCGCCTCGAAGGTCGGTTCGGTGATCGTCGACGGTCCCCGCGAGCCGGTCAACAGGCCGGAGATCACCCTGCGGTCCACGTCATACAACGCGTCCCCGGACGCCCCCAGGTAGGCCTCCTCGTCGCCGGCGACCCGGTGCAGCGCCCCCCAGTCGAGGAGGAGGCGGACGACGGCGATGAGGTCGGAGCGTTCTTC
Proteins encoded in this window:
- a CDS encoding TIGR02678 family protein, whose protein sequence is MTRRKPALPQERSARFQRAVRTLLARPLLVAGLADPDLFRLIRSQAAELRDWFDRETGWRLVVDAQTARLFKTVPTVHDATYPARDPRSGAPFGRRRYVLTCLALGALERADSQVTLGRLAEQILMAAADPDLTAAGIVFALDNREERSDLIAVVRLLLDWGALHRVAGDEEAYLGASGDALYDVDRRVISGLLTGSRGPSTITEPTFEARMRALTAEVMPDTEELRNRSLRHRLTRKLLEEPVVYYDELTAEELSYLTRQRAAILGRITEATGLVGEVRAEGIAMVDPDDELTDIRMPAQGMLSHLTLLLAGHIAAEPDRVEVEELHTLTRKLAAEHKAYWRKNATDPGMEIELVNAALHALTALKLIAVAGAQVTAKPAIARYALAEPTIRDNGART
- a CDS encoding TIGR02680 family protein is translated as MTPEPTRERWQPLRAGVVDLFYYDMEEFHFHGGSLLLRGNNGTGKSKVLALTLPFLLDGELSPHRVEPDGDRNKRMEWNLLLGGKYPHPERLGYTWLEFGRRDLDGTARFITIGCGLKAVAGKGIAKHWFFVTDQRIGPELSLLNPTRTALTRERLKEAVGERGMVYDRASDYRRAVDEALFGLGSRYEALVSLLIQLRQPQLSKRPDERLLSAALTEALPPLDENLITQVAEAFRSLDDEREALRGLRETKKAADEFLTGYHRYARIASKRRAAGPRETQSRYEKLGRDLSDTERAHQEAQTALETAERQLEALDVERARLSAHDEALRASPEMRDARSLGEAAQRARELTGLADQQRGLYETAVAAVARHTDKRDRATSGLDTAERALAGAHSTATESAVTARIATEHDATVVAALATDEQPYTATRRAAETVVTRRATSLRTLRGLLDAVDKATEGLRVARGQLDGSTAQLAAADSRIATAEDEVATVGAELVAAIGEHLSDSTELHVADVEDMLAALEVWVETLDGDNPAMTAVTVAFRDAAEKLTRAQAALEGERGTGESRRDDIDAEIDRLESGGHQAPPVPHTRGTRDHRAGAPLWQVVDFMPQVPENDRSGLEAALEASGILDAWVSPDATLSFPDADDVLLRAATPVAENLTTVLRPAIDPANRQARDLTDEVVWRILAAIGLGPQSAADTWMGTDGRFTLGVLAGRWRKNGAEHIGEGARTQARRARLGELRVERDQIATRLAEIAETLSGLRARQDTLAAEHGEVPKDVKLREAHTMVRTAHETRRRLAELHQGFQDRVYDAAEQVELAANRAEEFATDVDLPADRTELEPVSEALNGYRVALASLWPAAATLSAARQTAADAHTELAEVTMRLTEATTEHTEAALAAIAATERHDALAATVGTAVAELQRRLAETAADVRRCERDERQARTAEREALDARGKALGRQETLTEELASAARDRDGAVESLRHFAATGLMRLACPHLDVPDPAVTWAATPAVHLARSIDRELADVDDGDRRWELAQQQVNAGFKLLADGLSRHGHTAALSVREEAMLVDTTFQGRTRPVADLAAALEVEIEERQRVLSAHEREVLETHLVNEVAGTLQELISTAEQQVSDMNRELEERPTSTGMRLRLLWRTGKDAPTGLSELRERLLRQSSDVWNDADRRRVGEFLSEQISAERLRDDAGTWQEQLTRALDYRSWHEFAIQRHQDGQWRSAAGPASGGERVLAASVPLFAAASSYYGSAGNPHAPRLIALDEAFAGVDDDSRAKCLGLLAKFDLDVVMTSEREWGCYPEVPGLAIAQLARHEGIDAVLVTPWQWDGRERRQVPRPTPHIPAQPRPAADNQEGLFE